One Helicoverpa armigera isolate CAAS_96S chromosome 12, ASM3070526v1, whole genome shotgun sequence DNA window includes the following coding sequences:
- the Phcl-1 gene encoding glycine receptor subunit alpha-2 isoform X19, which translates to MGWSCVVARVVAIFLMLGRASALTSDIFAAGKSDKEILDNLLKNSRYDKRLLPPVDDPEFCCGLTSPNDSLAQNNVGLSSLRPRSHNRGVLTVNVSVLLLSLASPDESSLKYEVEFLLQQQWYDPRLRYSNQSHYDFLNAIHHHEDIWLPDTYFIMHGDFKDPIIPMHFALRIYRNGTINYLMRRHLILSCQGRLNIFPFDDPLCSFALESISYEQSAITYVWKNDEDTLRKSPSLTTLNAYLIQNQTIPCPIKASWRGNYSCLKVDLIFTRDRSFYFTTVFIPGIILVTSSFITFWLEWNAVPARVMIGVTTMLNFFTTSNGFRSTLPVVSNLTAMNVWDGVCMCFIYASLLEFVCVNYVGRKRPLHNVVYRPGENPVTQRLPAVLSRIGIILASPLGDKKRESTGGADLVSCTACTGPGACTHTANNGGVSEPCFVQVRKKEPPHPIRVAKTIDVIARITFPTAYAVFLIFFFIHYKAFS; encoded by the exons ATGGGTTGGTCATGCGTCGTGGCACGCGTTGTGGCCATCTTCCTCATGCTCGGCCGAGCATCAGCCCTCACATCAGACAT ATTTGCAGCGGGAAAGTCGGACAAAGAGATACTGGACAACCTTCTGAAAAACTCCCGCTATGACAAAAGACTGCTGCCACCAGTAGATG ATCCAGAATTCTGTTGTGGTCTAACTTCGCCCAACGACTCTCTGGCTCAAAATAATGTTGGGCTCTCGTCTCTGCGGCCTCGCTCGCACAATCGTG gtgTCCTCACCGTAAATGTAAGCGTACTACTTCTTAGCTTAGCCTCTCCAGACGAATCTAGTCTT AAATACGAAGTGGAATTCTTACTTCAGCAGCAGTGGTACGACCCTCGACTGCGCTATTCCAACCAGTCCCATTACGACTTCCTTAACGCCATCCATCATCACGAAGATATCTGGTTGCCGGATACTTATTTCATCATGCACGGTGACTTTAAG GACCCGATAATACCGATGCATTTCGCTTTGCGAATATATCGCAATGGTACTATAAACTATTTGATGCGGCGGCATCTCATCCTGTCGTGTCAGGGACGGCTCAACATCTTTCCTTTTGATGACCCATTGTGTTCATTTGCCTTAGAAAGTA TATCGTACGAGCAGTCAGCCATCACCTACGTGTGGAAGAACGACGAAGACACGCTGCGCAAGTCGCCGTCACTGACGACTCTCAATGCATACCTCATCCAGAATCAAACCATTCCCTGCCCTATCAAAGCCAGTTGGAGAG GTAATTACAGCTGCCTCAAAGTGGATCTTATCTTCACGCGGGATAGATCATTTTACTTCACCACAGTTTTCATTCCGGGGATCATTTTGGTGACATCATCGTTTATTACTTTTTGGCTGGAATGGAATGCAGTGCCTGCTAGAGTAATGATAG GTGTAACAACGATGTTGAATTTTTTCACTACATCGAATGGATTCAGATCGACATTGCCAGTGGTGTCGAACCTGACAGCGATGAACGTGTGGGACGGCGTGTGCATGTGTTTTATCTATGCGTCCTTACTAGAGTTCGTGTGTGTCAACTACGTGGGTAGAAAACGACCCCTACACAACGTCGTGTACCGACCCGGTGAAAATCCAGTCACACAG CGATTGCCTGCAGTCCTGAGCAGAATTGGCATTATACTGGCCAGCCCCTTG GGTGATAAAAAGCGTGAGTCTACAGGAGGAGCGGACCTAGTGTCCTGTACAGCGTGCACGGGTCCCGGCGCCTGCACGCACACCGCCAACAATGGCGGCGTCTCGGAG CCATGTTTCGTCCAGGTTCGCAAAAAAGAACCACCGCACCCGATCCGCGTGGCGAAGACGATCGACGTGATCGCACGGATCACGTTCCCCACTGCCTACGCCGTGTTTCTCATCTTCTTCTTCATTCACTATAAGGCGTTCTCTTAA
- the Phcl-1 gene encoding glycine receptor subunit alpha-2 isoform X18, with amino-acid sequence MGWSCVVARVVAIFLMLGRASALTSDIFAAGKSDKEILDNLLKNSRYDKRLLPPVDDPEFCCGLTSPNDSLAQNNVGLSSLRPRSHNRGVLTVNVSVLLLSLASPDESSLKYEVEFLLQQQWYDPRLRYSNQSHYDFLNAIHHHEDIWLPDTYFIMHGDFKDPIIPMHFALRIYRNGTINYLMRRHLILSCQGRLNIFPFDDPLCSFALESISYEQSAITYVWKNDEDTLRKSPSLTTLNAYLIQNQTIPCPIKASWRGNYSCLKVDLIFTRDRAFYFTTVFIPGIILVTSSFITFWLEWNAVPARSMIGVTTMLNFFTTSNGFRSTLPVVSNLTAMNVWDGVCMCFIYASLLEFVCVNYVGRKRPLHNVVYRPGENPVTQRLPAVLSRIGIILASPLGDKKRESTGGADLVSCTACTGPGACTHTANNGGVSEPCFVQVRKKEPPHPIRVAKTIDVIARITFPTAYAVFLIFFFIHYKAFS; translated from the exons ATGGGTTGGTCATGCGTCGTGGCACGCGTTGTGGCCATCTTCCTCATGCTCGGCCGAGCATCAGCCCTCACATCAGACAT ATTTGCAGCGGGAAAGTCGGACAAAGAGATACTGGACAACCTTCTGAAAAACTCCCGCTATGACAAAAGACTGCTGCCACCAGTAGATG ATCCAGAATTCTGTTGTGGTCTAACTTCGCCCAACGACTCTCTGGCTCAAAATAATGTTGGGCTCTCGTCTCTGCGGCCTCGCTCGCACAATCGTG gtgTCCTCACCGTAAATGTAAGCGTACTACTTCTTAGCTTAGCCTCTCCAGACGAATCTAGTCTT AAATACGAAGTGGAATTCTTACTTCAGCAGCAGTGGTACGACCCTCGACTGCGCTATTCCAACCAGTCCCATTACGACTTCCTTAACGCCATCCATCATCACGAAGATATCTGGTTGCCGGATACTTATTTCATCATGCACGGTGACTTTAAG GACCCGATAATACCGATGCATTTCGCTTTGCGAATATATCGCAATGGTACTATAAACTATTTGATGCGGCGGCATCTCATCCTGTCGTGTCAGGGACGGCTCAACATCTTTCCTTTTGATGACCCATTGTGTTCATTTGCCTTAGAAAGTA TATCGTACGAGCAGTCAGCCATCACCTACGTGTGGAAGAACGACGAAGACACGCTGCGCAAGTCGCCGTCACTGACGACTCTCAATGCATACCTCATCCAGAATCAAACCATTCCCTGCCCTATCAAAGCCAGTTGGAGAG GTAACTACAGCTGTCTAAAGGTCGACTTAATATTTACTAGAGACCGAGCGTTCTACTTTACTACAGTATTTATCCCTGGAATAATTCTGGTGACCTCTTCCTTCATCACGTTTTGGCTGGAATGGAATGCAGTACCAGCCCGTTCTATGATAG GTGTAACAACGATGTTGAATTTTTTCACTACATCGAATGGATTCAGATCGACATTGCCAGTGGTGTCGAACCTGACAGCGATGAACGTGTGGGACGGCGTGTGCATGTGTTTTATCTATGCGTCCTTACTAGAGTTCGTGTGTGTCAACTACGTGGGTAGAAAACGACCCCTACACAACGTCGTGTACCGACCCGGTGAAAATCCAGTCACACAG CGATTGCCTGCAGTCCTGAGCAGAATTGGCATTATACTGGCCAGCCCCTTG GGTGATAAAAAGCGTGAGTCTACAGGAGGAGCGGACCTAGTGTCCTGTACAGCGTGCACGGGTCCCGGCGCCTGCACGCACACCGCCAACAATGGCGGCGTCTCGGAG CCATGTTTCGTCCAGGTTCGCAAAAAAGAACCACCGCACCCGATCCGCGTGGCGAAGACGATCGACGTGATCGCACGGATCACGTTCCCCACTGCCTACGCCGTGTTTCTCATCTTCTTCTTCATTCACTATAAGGCGTTCTCTTAA
- the Phcl-1 gene encoding glycine receptor subunit alpha-2 isoform X25: MGWSCVVARVVAIFLMLGRASALTSDIFAAGKSDKEILDNLLKNSRYDKRLLPPVDDPEFCCGLTSPNDSLAQNNVGLSSLRPRSHNRGVLTVNVSVLLLSLASPDESSLKYEVEFLLQQQWYDPRLRYSNQSHYDFLNAIHHHEDIWLPDTYFIMHGDFKDPIIPMHFALRIYRNGTINYLMRRHLILSCQGRLNIFPFDDPLCSFALESISYEQSAITYVWKNDEDTLRKSPSLTTLNAYLIQNQTIPCPIKASWRGVTTMLNFFTTSNGFRSTLPVVSNLTAMNVWDGVCMCFIYASLLEFVCVNYVGRKRPLHNVVYRPGENPVTQRLPAVLSRIGIILASPLEAMAFLQWARQEPQVESSSAGDKKRESTGGADLVSCTACTGPGACTHTANNGGVSEPCFVQVRKKEPPHPIRVAKTIDVIARITFPTAYAVFLIFFFIHYKAFS; this comes from the exons ATGGGTTGGTCATGCGTCGTGGCACGCGTTGTGGCCATCTTCCTCATGCTCGGCCGAGCATCAGCCCTCACATCAGACAT ATTTGCAGCGGGAAAGTCGGACAAAGAGATACTGGACAACCTTCTGAAAAACTCCCGCTATGACAAAAGACTGCTGCCACCAGTAGATG ATCCAGAATTCTGTTGTGGTCTAACTTCGCCCAACGACTCTCTGGCTCAAAATAATGTTGGGCTCTCGTCTCTGCGGCCTCGCTCGCACAATCGTG gtgTCCTCACCGTAAATGTAAGCGTACTACTTCTTAGCTTAGCCTCTCCAGACGAATCTAGTCTT AAATACGAAGTGGAATTCTTACTTCAGCAGCAGTGGTACGACCCTCGACTGCGCTATTCCAACCAGTCCCATTACGACTTCCTTAACGCCATCCATCATCACGAAGATATCTGGTTGCCGGATACTTATTTCATCATGCACGGTGACTTTAAG GACCCGATAATACCGATGCATTTCGCTTTGCGAATATATCGCAATGGTACTATAAACTATTTGATGCGGCGGCATCTCATCCTGTCGTGTCAGGGACGGCTCAACATCTTTCCTTTTGATGACCCATTGTGTTCATTTGCCTTAGAAAGTA TATCGTACGAGCAGTCAGCCATCACCTACGTGTGGAAGAACGACGAAGACACGCTGCGCAAGTCGCCGTCACTGACGACTCTCAATGCATACCTCATCCAGAATCAAACCATTCCCTGCCCTATCAAAGCCAGTTGGAGAG GTGTAACAACGATGTTGAATTTTTTCACTACATCGAATGGATTCAGATCGACATTGCCAGTGGTGTCGAACCTGACAGCGATGAACGTGTGGGACGGCGTGTGCATGTGTTTTATCTATGCGTCCTTACTAGAGTTCGTGTGTGTCAACTACGTGGGTAGAAAACGACCCCTACACAACGTCGTGTACCGACCCGGTGAAAATCCAGTCACACAG CGATTGCCTGCAGTCCTGAGCAGAATTGGCATTATACTGGCCAGCCCCTTG GAGGCGATGGCTTTCCTCCAATGGGCCAGACAAGAGCCTCAAGTGGAGAGTAGCAGCGCT GGTGATAAAAAGCGTGAGTCTACAGGAGGAGCGGACCTAGTGTCCTGTACAGCGTGCACGGGTCCCGGCGCCTGCACGCACACCGCCAACAATGGCGGCGTCTCGGAG CCATGTTTCGTCCAGGTTCGCAAAAAAGAACCACCGCACCCGATCCGCGTGGCGAAGACGATCGACGTGATCGCACGGATCACGTTCCCCACTGCCTACGCCGTGTTTCTCATCTTCTTCTTCATTCACTATAAGGCGTTCTCTTAA
- the Phcl-1 gene encoding glutamate-gated chloride channel isoform X13: protein MGWSCVVARVVAIFLMLGRASALTSDIFAAGKSDKEILDNLLKNSRYDKRLLPPVDGVLTVNVSVLLLSLASPDESSLKYEVEFLLQQQWYDPRLRYSNQSHYDFLNAIHHHEDIWLPDTYFIMHGDFKEFSQHSWDPIIPMHFALRIYRNGTINYLMRRHLILSCQGRLNIFPFDDPLCSFALESISYEQSAITYVWKNDEDTLRKSPSLTTLNAYLIQNQTIPCPIKASWRAEGNSLYEEDEEMTCNLCQRRFEEQGNYSCLKVDLIFTRDRAFYFTTVFIPGIILVTSSFITFWLEWNAVPARSMIGVTTMLNFFTTSNGFRSTLPVVSNLTAMNVWDGVCMCFIYASLLEFVCVNYVGRKRPLHNVVYRPGENPVTQRLPAVLSRIGIILASPLEAMAFLQWARQEPQVESSSAGDKKRESTGGADLVSCTACTGPGACTHTANNGGVSEPCFVQVRKKEPPHPIRVAKTIDVIARITFPTAYAVFLIFFFIHYKAFS from the exons ATGGGTTGGTCATGCGTCGTGGCACGCGTTGTGGCCATCTTCCTCATGCTCGGCCGAGCATCAGCCCTCACATCAGACAT ATTTGCAGCGGGAAAGTCGGACAAAGAGATACTGGACAACCTTCTGAAAAACTCCCGCTATGACAAAAGACTGCTGCCACCAGTAGATG gtgTCCTCACCGTAAATGTAAGCGTACTACTTCTTAGCTTAGCCTCTCCAGACGAATCTAGTCTT AAATACGAAGTGGAATTCTTACTTCAGCAGCAGTGGTACGACCCTCGACTGCGCTATTCCAACCAGTCCCATTACGACTTCCTTAACGCCATCCATCATCACGAAGATATCTGGTTGCCGGATACTTATTTCATCATGCACGGTGACTTTAAG GAGTTTTCCCAGCACTCATGG GACCCGATAATACCGATGCATTTCGCTTTGCGAATATATCGCAATGGTACTATAAACTATTTGATGCGGCGGCATCTCATCCTGTCGTGTCAGGGACGGCTCAACATCTTTCCTTTTGATGACCCATTGTGTTCATTTGCCTTAGAAAGTA TATCGTACGAGCAGTCAGCCATCACCTACGTGTGGAAGAACGACGAAGACACGCTGCGCAAGTCGCCGTCACTGACGACTCTCAATGCATACCTCATCCAGAATCAAACCATTCCCTGCCCTATCAAAGCCAGTTGGAGAG CTGAGGGTAATTCACTTTACGAGGAAGACGAAGAGATGACATGTAATCTTTGCCAGAGACGCTTTGAGGAGCAAG GTAACTACAGCTGTCTAAAGGTCGACTTAATATTTACTAGAGACCGAGCGTTCTACTTTACTACAGTATTTATCCCTGGAATAATTCTGGTGACCTCTTCCTTCATCACGTTTTGGCTGGAATGGAATGCAGTACCAGCCCGTTCTATGATAG GTGTAACAACGATGTTGAATTTTTTCACTACATCGAATGGATTCAGATCGACATTGCCAGTGGTGTCGAACCTGACAGCGATGAACGTGTGGGACGGCGTGTGCATGTGTTTTATCTATGCGTCCTTACTAGAGTTCGTGTGTGTCAACTACGTGGGTAGAAAACGACCCCTACACAACGTCGTGTACCGACCCGGTGAAAATCCAGTCACACAG CGATTGCCTGCAGTCCTGAGCAGAATTGGCATTATACTGGCCAGCCCCTTG GAGGCGATGGCTTTCCTCCAATGGGCCAGACAAGAGCCTCAAGTGGAGAGTAGCAGCGCT GGTGATAAAAAGCGTGAGTCTACAGGAGGAGCGGACCTAGTGTCCTGTACAGCGTGCACGGGTCCCGGCGCCTGCACGCACACCGCCAACAATGGCGGCGTCTCGGAG CCATGTTTCGTCCAGGTTCGCAAAAAAGAACCACCGCACCCGATCCGCGTGGCGAAGACGATCGACGTGATCGCACGGATCACGTTCCCCACTGCCTACGCCGTGTTTCTCATCTTCTTCTTCATTCACTATAAGGCGTTCTCTTAA
- the Phcl-1 gene encoding glutamate-gated chloride channel isoform X29, with translation MGWSCVVARVVAIFLMLGRASALTSDIFAAGKSDKEILDNLLKNSRYDKRLLPPVDGVLTVNVSVLLLSLASPDESSLKYEVEFLLQQQWYDPRLRYSNQSHYDFLNAIHHHEDIWLPDTYFIMHGDFKDPIIPMHFALRIYRNGTINYLMRRHLILSCQGRLNIFPFDDPLCSFALESISYEQSAITYVWKNDEDTLRKSPSLTTLNAYLIQNQTIPCPIKASWRGNYSCLKVDLIFTRDRAFYFTTVFIPGIILVTSSFITFWLEWNAVPARSMIGVTTMLNFFTTSNGFRSTLPVVSNLTAMNVWDGVCMCFIYASLLEFVCVNYVGRKRPLHNVVYRPGENPVTQRLPAVLSRIGIILASPLEAMAFLQWARQEPQVESSSAGDKKRESTGGADLVSCTACTGPGACTHTANNGGVSEVRKKEPPHPIRVAKTIDVIARITFPTAYAVFLIFFFIHYKAFS, from the exons ATGGGTTGGTCATGCGTCGTGGCACGCGTTGTGGCCATCTTCCTCATGCTCGGCCGAGCATCAGCCCTCACATCAGACAT ATTTGCAGCGGGAAAGTCGGACAAAGAGATACTGGACAACCTTCTGAAAAACTCCCGCTATGACAAAAGACTGCTGCCACCAGTAGATG gtgTCCTCACCGTAAATGTAAGCGTACTACTTCTTAGCTTAGCCTCTCCAGACGAATCTAGTCTT AAATACGAAGTGGAATTCTTACTTCAGCAGCAGTGGTACGACCCTCGACTGCGCTATTCCAACCAGTCCCATTACGACTTCCTTAACGCCATCCATCATCACGAAGATATCTGGTTGCCGGATACTTATTTCATCATGCACGGTGACTTTAAG GACCCGATAATACCGATGCATTTCGCTTTGCGAATATATCGCAATGGTACTATAAACTATTTGATGCGGCGGCATCTCATCCTGTCGTGTCAGGGACGGCTCAACATCTTTCCTTTTGATGACCCATTGTGTTCATTTGCCTTAGAAAGTA TATCGTACGAGCAGTCAGCCATCACCTACGTGTGGAAGAACGACGAAGACACGCTGCGCAAGTCGCCGTCACTGACGACTCTCAATGCATACCTCATCCAGAATCAAACCATTCCCTGCCCTATCAAAGCCAGTTGGAGAG GTAACTACAGCTGTCTAAAGGTCGACTTAATATTTACTAGAGACCGAGCGTTCTACTTTACTACAGTATTTATCCCTGGAATAATTCTGGTGACCTCTTCCTTCATCACGTTTTGGCTGGAATGGAATGCAGTACCAGCCCGTTCTATGATAG GTGTAACAACGATGTTGAATTTTTTCACTACATCGAATGGATTCAGATCGACATTGCCAGTGGTGTCGAACCTGACAGCGATGAACGTGTGGGACGGCGTGTGCATGTGTTTTATCTATGCGTCCTTACTAGAGTTCGTGTGTGTCAACTACGTGGGTAGAAAACGACCCCTACACAACGTCGTGTACCGACCCGGTGAAAATCCAGTCACACAG CGATTGCCTGCAGTCCTGAGCAGAATTGGCATTATACTGGCCAGCCCCTTG GAGGCGATGGCTTTCCTCCAATGGGCCAGACAAGAGCCTCAAGTGGAGAGTAGCAGCGCT GGTGATAAAAAGCGTGAGTCTACAGGAGGAGCGGACCTAGTGTCCTGTACAGCGTGCACGGGTCCCGGCGCCTGCACGCACACCGCCAACAATGGCGGCGTCTCGGAG GTTCGCAAAAAAGAACCACCGCACCCGATCCGCGTGGCGAAGACGATCGACGTGATCGCACGGATCACGTTCCCCACTGCCTACGCCGTGTTTCTCATCTTCTTCTTCATTCACTATAAGGCGTTCTCTTAA
- the Phcl-1 gene encoding glutamate-gated chloride channel isoform X14 translates to MGWSCVVARVVAIFLMLGRASALTSDIFAAGKSDKEILDNLLKNSRYDKRLLPPVDDPEFCCGLTSPNDSLAQNNVGLSSLRPRSHNRGVLTVNVSVLLLSLASPDESSLKYEVEFLLQQQWYDPRLRYSNQSHYDFLNAIHHHEDIWLPDTYFIMHGDFKDPIIPMHFALRIYRNGTINYLMRRHLILSCQGRLNIFPFDDPLCSFALESISYEQSAITYVWKNDEDTLRKSPSLTTLNAYLIQNQTIPCPIKASWRGNYSCLKVDLIFTRDRAFYFTTVFIPGIILVTSSFITFWLEWNAVPARSMIGVTTMLNFFTTSNGFRSTLPVVSNLTAMNVWDGVCMCFIYASLLEFVCVNYVGRKRPLHNVVYRPGENPVTQRLPAVLSRIGIILASPLEAMAFLQWARQEPQVESSSAGDKKRESTGGADLVSCTACTGPGACTHTANNGGVSEPCFVQVRKKEPPHPIRVAKTIDVIARITFPTAYAVFLIFFFIHYKAFS, encoded by the exons ATGGGTTGGTCATGCGTCGTGGCACGCGTTGTGGCCATCTTCCTCATGCTCGGCCGAGCATCAGCCCTCACATCAGACAT ATTTGCAGCGGGAAAGTCGGACAAAGAGATACTGGACAACCTTCTGAAAAACTCCCGCTATGACAAAAGACTGCTGCCACCAGTAGATG ATCCAGAATTCTGTTGTGGTCTAACTTCGCCCAACGACTCTCTGGCTCAAAATAATGTTGGGCTCTCGTCTCTGCGGCCTCGCTCGCACAATCGTG gtgTCCTCACCGTAAATGTAAGCGTACTACTTCTTAGCTTAGCCTCTCCAGACGAATCTAGTCTT AAATACGAAGTGGAATTCTTACTTCAGCAGCAGTGGTACGACCCTCGACTGCGCTATTCCAACCAGTCCCATTACGACTTCCTTAACGCCATCCATCATCACGAAGATATCTGGTTGCCGGATACTTATTTCATCATGCACGGTGACTTTAAG GACCCGATAATACCGATGCATTTCGCTTTGCGAATATATCGCAATGGTACTATAAACTATTTGATGCGGCGGCATCTCATCCTGTCGTGTCAGGGACGGCTCAACATCTTTCCTTTTGATGACCCATTGTGTTCATTTGCCTTAGAAAGTA TATCGTACGAGCAGTCAGCCATCACCTACGTGTGGAAGAACGACGAAGACACGCTGCGCAAGTCGCCGTCACTGACGACTCTCAATGCATACCTCATCCAGAATCAAACCATTCCCTGCCCTATCAAAGCCAGTTGGAGAG GTAACTACAGCTGTCTAAAGGTCGACTTAATATTTACTAGAGACCGAGCGTTCTACTTTACTACAGTATTTATCCCTGGAATAATTCTGGTGACCTCTTCCTTCATCACGTTTTGGCTGGAATGGAATGCAGTACCAGCCCGTTCTATGATAG GTGTAACAACGATGTTGAATTTTTTCACTACATCGAATGGATTCAGATCGACATTGCCAGTGGTGTCGAACCTGACAGCGATGAACGTGTGGGACGGCGTGTGCATGTGTTTTATCTATGCGTCCTTACTAGAGTTCGTGTGTGTCAACTACGTGGGTAGAAAACGACCCCTACACAACGTCGTGTACCGACCCGGTGAAAATCCAGTCACACAG CGATTGCCTGCAGTCCTGAGCAGAATTGGCATTATACTGGCCAGCCCCTTG GAGGCGATGGCTTTCCTCCAATGGGCCAGACAAGAGCCTCAAGTGGAGAGTAGCAGCGCT GGTGATAAAAAGCGTGAGTCTACAGGAGGAGCGGACCTAGTGTCCTGTACAGCGTGCACGGGTCCCGGCGCCTGCACGCACACCGCCAACAATGGCGGCGTCTCGGAG CCATGTTTCGTCCAGGTTCGCAAAAAAGAACCACCGCACCCGATCCGCGTGGCGAAGACGATCGACGTGATCGCACGGATCACGTTCCCCACTGCCTACGCCGTGTTTCTCATCTTCTTCTTCATTCACTATAAGGCGTTCTCTTAA
- the Phcl-1 gene encoding glutamate-gated chloride channel isoform X23: protein MGWSCVVARVVAIFLMLGRASALTSDIFAAGKSDKEILDNLLKNSRYDKRLLPPVDGVLTVNVSVLLLSLASPDESSLKYEVEFLLQQQWYDPRLRYSNQSHYDFLNAIHHHEDIWLPDTYFIMHGDFKDPIIPMHFALRIYRNGTINYLMRRHLILSCQGRLNIFPFDDPLCSFALESISYEQSAITYVWKNDEDTLRKSPSLTTLNAYLIQNQTIPCPIKASWRGNYSCLKVDLIFTRDRSFYFTTVFIPGIILVTSSFITFWLEWNAVPARVMIGVTTMLNFFTTSNGFRSTLPVVSNLTAMNVWDGVCMCFIYASLLEFVCVNYVGRKRPLHNVVYRPGENPVTQRLPAVLSRIGIILASPLEAMAFLQWARQEPQVESSSAGDKKRESTGGADLVSCTACTGPGACTHTANNGGVSEPCFVQVRKKEPPHPIRVAKTIDVIARITFPTAYAVFLIFFFIHYKAFS, encoded by the exons ATGGGTTGGTCATGCGTCGTGGCACGCGTTGTGGCCATCTTCCTCATGCTCGGCCGAGCATCAGCCCTCACATCAGACAT ATTTGCAGCGGGAAAGTCGGACAAAGAGATACTGGACAACCTTCTGAAAAACTCCCGCTATGACAAAAGACTGCTGCCACCAGTAGATG gtgTCCTCACCGTAAATGTAAGCGTACTACTTCTTAGCTTAGCCTCTCCAGACGAATCTAGTCTT AAATACGAAGTGGAATTCTTACTTCAGCAGCAGTGGTACGACCCTCGACTGCGCTATTCCAACCAGTCCCATTACGACTTCCTTAACGCCATCCATCATCACGAAGATATCTGGTTGCCGGATACTTATTTCATCATGCACGGTGACTTTAAG GACCCGATAATACCGATGCATTTCGCTTTGCGAATATATCGCAATGGTACTATAAACTATTTGATGCGGCGGCATCTCATCCTGTCGTGTCAGGGACGGCTCAACATCTTTCCTTTTGATGACCCATTGTGTTCATTTGCCTTAGAAAGTA TATCGTACGAGCAGTCAGCCATCACCTACGTGTGGAAGAACGACGAAGACACGCTGCGCAAGTCGCCGTCACTGACGACTCTCAATGCATACCTCATCCAGAATCAAACCATTCCCTGCCCTATCAAAGCCAGTTGGAGAG GTAATTACAGCTGCCTCAAAGTGGATCTTATCTTCACGCGGGATAGATCATTTTACTTCACCACAGTTTTCATTCCGGGGATCATTTTGGTGACATCATCGTTTATTACTTTTTGGCTGGAATGGAATGCAGTGCCTGCTAGAGTAATGATAG GTGTAACAACGATGTTGAATTTTTTCACTACATCGAATGGATTCAGATCGACATTGCCAGTGGTGTCGAACCTGACAGCGATGAACGTGTGGGACGGCGTGTGCATGTGTTTTATCTATGCGTCCTTACTAGAGTTCGTGTGTGTCAACTACGTGGGTAGAAAACGACCCCTACACAACGTCGTGTACCGACCCGGTGAAAATCCAGTCACACAG CGATTGCCTGCAGTCCTGAGCAGAATTGGCATTATACTGGCCAGCCCCTTG GAGGCGATGGCTTTCCTCCAATGGGCCAGACAAGAGCCTCAAGTGGAGAGTAGCAGCGCT GGTGATAAAAAGCGTGAGTCTACAGGAGGAGCGGACCTAGTGTCCTGTACAGCGTGCACGGGTCCCGGCGCCTGCACGCACACCGCCAACAATGGCGGCGTCTCGGAG CCATGTTTCGTCCAGGTTCGCAAAAAAGAACCACCGCACCCGATCCGCGTGGCGAAGACGATCGACGTGATCGCACGGATCACGTTCCCCACTGCCTACGCCGTGTTTCTCATCTTCTTCTTCATTCACTATAAGGCGTTCTCTTAA